TGACGACGCTCTACTATTCGCAAAGTAATTTGCCCCACCGGATTCACTGATAGCGTACAGCTATCACTGTCTATCCCCGTCAGCTTAATCTTTCCCTCGGGCAGTTTATCCTCCATCCCCTTGAGATTGGAGAGGTCCGACAGTTTGGAATAGACAGCCGAGAGAGGTGCTGCTATACTTTTTATTTCACTTGTGTATTCTGTCATACTTTAGGGTCTATATAGTTTGTGTACGAAGTGCGTAGTCCGAGGAGAAATCAGATACCCCACGTCTCGGGACTCTTGCGCCATTCGCGAAGCAGCTCCACATTCTCGGCAGAAATATAGCCCGTCCGCAAGGCTTCTTCTATCACCTGATCGTAGTCGGTAAGCGTCACAAGCTTGACTCCTGCTTTCTCGAAATTCTGCTCGGCCATCGGGAATCCATGCGTATAGACTGCGACCATACCCAATACTTCGCAACCGAAATTGCGTATGGCTTCTGCTGCCTTGAGGCTGCTACCCCCCGTAGAGATCAAGTCCTCGATGACTACCACCTTGCTGTTCGGCTTGAGTTCGCCCTCCACAAGGTTCTCCAATCCGTGATCCTTGGGAGACGAGCGTACATACACAAAAGGCAATCCGAGCAGATCAGCCACCAATGCCCCTTGAGCTATAGCCCCTGTAGCTACGCCTGCAATAGCCTCGACATCACCGAAAGTTTCGGAAATCACGCGAGCCAATTCCAATTTGATAAGAGAGCGGATTTGGGGATAAGACAACGTTTTTCTGTTGTCGCAATAGATAGGAGCTTTCCAACCCGAAGCCCATGTGAAGGGGTTGTTCGGCTGCAGTTTGATGGCTTTCACCTCGATGAGCTTCGAGGCGATGAGTTTTCCAAGTGTTTTCATTGTTTGTTTTCTGTAATTATCGTCTTAGTACGACATGGTACAAAATTATAGAAAAAAAGCACGAAGCCTGTTTCCATTTCCTTATCCTAACCGTAAGATGCCTACTCTCACTATGGATGCAGATCGGTATCATAGTTGATGACGAAAGAGTCCATATCCATCCACGCAGGGAACTTGTCGCGAAAACGCTGCATCGCCCCCTTATCGAGCGTATGGTACAGCACCTTTTCCTCTCCTTCGGCACAAGTGGCAAGATACTCGCCCCGAGGCGAAAGGATAGCCGAATCGCCCGTATAGCGCAGACCGATACCGTCCTCCCCCACCCGATTGATGCCGCACACATAGGCATAGTTCTCCATGGCACGAGCTTGGAGCAGCGTTTGCCAGACGGCGCGACGCGGCTCAGGCCAGTTGGCCATGCAGACGAGCAGATCGTATTCCAGATCCGTATTGGTACACCAGACGGGAAAACGCAGATCATAGCAGGGAATGATGAAGATCTTCCAACCGCGATAGCTGAAGATCCGGCGTTCTTGCGCCGGAGTCATCACCTCATGCTCTCCCCCTACACGGAAGAGGTGCCTCTTGTCCTGATGGAAGACCTCTCCTTCCGGTGTCACGAAATAGGCACGATTATAGAATTTCCCGTTCTCCCGTACGGCCATCGTAGCCGACAGAGCCAAACCATGACGAGCAGCCACTCTCTTCAGGCTCATGATAGTTTCGCCCTCTTCGAAAGGCTCCGCCAGAGCTTGTACGTTCATCGAAAAGCCCGTAGTCATCATTTCGGGAAAGAAGAGGACATCCGCCTTACCGGCTGTTTCTTCGGCCAAACGCTCCATTCGGCGTAGATTGGCGTGCTTATCCTCCCAGTCTATCCGGCATTGAGCTACAGCAACTCTCAATGGCTGAGAGCTCTCGTGTTTGATCATATTTCTGATTCTGCAAAGTTTCGGGGGTGCCGTGCCTGTGATGCCCTGTACCGACTTCTGATGTAGGCAATATCCGCTTCTTCATTGCCCGTAGGGGCAAATAGTTCGAATACGCTCATTTCTTTATGGCTATAATCGATCACAGCGAGCTGAATAGGCACCCCGGCTCCTACGGCGATGCGATAGAATCCCGTTTTCCACTGTGGAGAATAGTCCCTTGTACCCTCCGGGGTGATAGCAACATTGAAAACAGCATGCCGCTGAAAAAATTCGCGTACTTGTTCGACAGTGGAACCTCGCTTCGAGCGATCGATCGGGATACCTCCCATAGCCCTGAAGATCGGCCCCAAAGGGAAAAAAAACCATTCCTTTTTCATCAGGAAGCCGGCTTTCCGACCGATAGACCAATAGTAGAGTTTGCCCAGCAAAAAGTCGTAATTGCTGGTATGAGGAGCCACGCAAATGACGCTTTGGAGCGGATTTGCAGATGGGACGAGGGCTTTCCAGCCCATCATCCTGAGCAACAATCGTGAGAAAAACTTCAAAACACCTCTATATGTTACGCTATTTCTGCTTAATGCACGTAAGTGACAAATCAATTATCAGACGCACACGCCGAAATACTCTTCACGATCTCGGACAGCTCTTCCTTGAAATCATCCACGAGCCGGCGATAATATTTCTTTACGAGTGCAGGATTGTGCTTACCGTCGTTGCAACGAATCTTGGCAATGGTGGTATCTTGAAGTTGGAGAATACGATTGAGGATAGTTTCCACCTCTGCGTTTTTTTCCTCTTTCACAAAGAGTTTGAGCAGGAATGCATCAGTAAAGACTTCGGAAATGGCTCCGGTTATCTGCTTTTTCAGTTTTCTTTCGCTTGCCATGCTGTCAATAGTTTTGAATGTGTATGCAAGAAACAATATCAATACAAACTTACGGAAAAAATCAAAGCCTATCCCCGTACATCGTACCAAATAGAACACCTTATGTAGCATACAGCAAAGCTCTCTTATTTCCATGTCGAGCAACGGTCATCCCCTGCCCTTCTTATGAGCAATCGGCAGGACAGACACAAATGACACACATAGTTCATCAGGCCTCTTGGAAGTCGCAGGAATTGGCTACATTTGCAAAAATACAAACGACTTCAACGAAGCTAAATATCTCTATCCTAACACTTATCATCCGAATTAAAAACGGTTTAATAATGAACGCGTATATTCATCCATTTATGCTCCTTACCCCTCACTCTCCTATTATCTTTGTCTTATCTACCGTATGCCAATCCGGTTTCGGACAAAAGAGCATTTTCTCCCATGATGAATAGTCCGAAATAAGGTTCCCATACTCATTCCAAAAGACAAGGCACCCGCCGAGTTCGCTATGCAACTCGACGGGTGCCTCTTTTATTTCAGCTCCAGAAAAGGCCTTTTTCAGCCTGCGATTTATATAGAAATCATTTTCAATCTATATATAAATGAAAAACGATTTATATACAAATTGAAAACGATCTATATATTTATTGAAATCGTTTTATATACAAATCGTTCTCCGACCTCTTAATAAGCGAATTTCGATCCTCCGAACTCCGTTTCCTCTTCTTTTTCGCCTTGCTCCTCATCCTCTTTCAACTGCTTATTTAGAATCATTCCAAACTCCTCTTCATTGTTGAAAACTTTTTTGGCTCGCATTTTTGACCCGGAAATGTACTATCATCAAGCAGTTACCATAGTAATTGCATGCAGCAAATATGATCGCTGAAATCAAATACAAACGACCAGTGATATTATTCCTTATAGCTGGCAGTGTCCTACAAAAGTGTCTAAGTTCCTAAAGCCAATACTCATCGTACGCACATGATTCAAATATCTGTTTTCGTTACTCTTTAAGTCTCTTTACCATTACGTAATCTACTTGATTCTCTTTGACCACATTGAATCCGCTGCTTAGATACATTTTTGTCGCAAAGTTGGCTTTTTGTACAGATAGTGAGGTTTGGATAGCTTGCTGCGCGAAGATGATCAAGTAATCTCCAATCGTCTAATGTGATTTTCGTAAAATGTTCTGTACGAAAATCGTTCATCAATGGAATCGGTTTGTTGTGTTCTGTGTGAGTGTAAGTAAACCCGCATTTTTCTTGTACCCTCTTCGATTTTTCATTGCCGTCAAAATAACCGCACCAAACCGCTGTCTGCCGTAAATTTTCAAAAGCATACCGAAGCACTTCGTTTACAGCTTCAGGAATTAAGCCCTGTCCCCAAAATGGTTCGCCAATCCAGAATCCTATTTCACACTCGTTATCTGCCATTTTTGCAGAGTGAATTTCGCTTCTTGAGGTCATTATTCCAATGCTACCAATGGCTTCAGCAGTCCCTTTCAATACAACAGCATAATTTTCTGGCGCACTAAGGACGGTCACAATGATCTCACGACTATTCTCAATGCTCGTATGTGGTGGCCAACCAGCTATCGGGCCAACATTAGGGTTTTGCGCATACTTGTAAAGTGCTTCGGCGTCGCCCTCTCGCCACGGCCTCAAAATCAAACGTTCTGTTTGTAATTCCATTTTTACGTTTAAATTTTCATTTTGCTATCTGTGCTGTATCTTCTTTACCACTAAATATCTAACAAGATGTGAGAAAGTTTGATAGCACGAAGATAAGAAATGGGATAATATATAGTCGTCCCTTAAGAGTCCTTTTAAGAGACGACTAAGTAGCAGTTATTAAGTAGATTACAAAGAAAATCTCTAATGACTGCCATTAGAAAAGTAAGGCCTAACGACAAATCCGGGTTAAAAATATTCGGGAGTGTTCGAAAACCGATAGAATGCCCCTCCATCGCTTCGAAGTACAGAGAGAGGGGTATCGGGAGGACTAAAGCAAAAAAGAAGACAGCAAAAAAGAGGACAAGAAAACCAAAAACGTAAAAGGAATCAAGATATTGGCAGCACGACGATTCAGAGAATTCAAGAAACGAGCTGCATGTACCGACACAGGGAAGGTAGCCAGATATACGAATCCTTCGGAAGCAGCAGGCATCACGGCAGAGAGTAGCAGCATATAACAACCGGCACACAAAAGGCTGAAGAAGTAAATGCGTGCAATCACTTTTTCACTCGTATAGGTCAGTTGCAAGTGGACAAAGGAGATAAGATACAGCACTGACAGTAGAGCCGGATACAGCCCCTCCCACGCAGTCATTTGTGAAATCCGATAAGAAAATCCCCACCGAGTCAAAAGGGTCATATTGTCGATAACAAACTGCTCCTGTCCGGCCAATACCAATAAAGGAAGACAGCACCACAGAGGAAGCAACAGTCCGAAGAAAAATGCAATCAAGTTTTTGAAAGACAAACTCTTCATCAGATAAAACTGTATGAGCACAAACGGTGCAAGAAGCAGCGAAGGAGACCACAACACAGCTGAAAGCCCGACACAAAAGCCTACGTTAAGCATCTTGGGCGGGATATTATTACGGCCATAAGTGCCAAAAAGGCAGAAAAAGAGTACTATCAGCAGCAGTATCGACAGCGAGTATGGCTGCATGGGGAAGAAAACCTGATGGGTGTTCAGCAAAAGAATCATCAAGAAAGCAAATGGCCGGAATCCACCTTCATGAAGCAGAAGATAGAAAGCACTGAAGCGAACCGCAATAAAAGATGCAACCAGGCCAATGGCAAACGAGATAACGGTTTGCCATAAGAAAGGGATCGTGCCGAAGAGGGGAAGACTACCCTCTTGAAGAGAAATATCAGCAGAAAGCCCCCATGCGTAGGACAGCATCCTACACACGAGGGCGATCAATATCGTAACCGGTATTAAAAACGTTCTATCGGATTTTGCCACAGCTAACGTTCAACTTTCGGCCAATGGAGCATGTCCCGACCGATGTCGTGACGATAATTCTTGCCATCGAACAGTACCTGCTGAGCATGGATATAACAACGTTGCAAGGCGGCCTCAGGTGTAGATCCATAGCTGCTGACAGCCATTACACGACCACCATCGGTATATACCTTGCCATCCCTTGCTACCGTACCGGCATGGAACAGAATCGTATCAGCCGGAGGAATGGGAATATCCATCTCCATTCCTTTCTCATAGCTACCCGGGTATCCTCTCGACACAAGCATCACGGAAGCGGCACAACGTCGGTCTTCTTGCATCTGATAATCACCGATACAACCGGCTGCCATCCGGCGGATCAACTCGACAAAGTCGGATCCGATTCGCAGCATGACGACTTCCGTTTCCGGATCTCCCATACGGCAATTATATTCTACCACATAAGGATCTCCTCCTACATTCATCAGTCCCACGAAGATGAATCCGCGATAATCGATTCCTTCGGCTATCAGTCCCGATATCGTAGGCCGGATAATCCGCTCTTCCACCTTCCGCATGAATGCTTCATCGGCGAAAGGTACTGGCGAAACGCTCCCCATTCCGCCGGTATTGAGCCCGGTATCTCCATCTCCGATTCGCTTATAATCTTTGGCGACTGGAAGTATGCGATAGTCTTTGCCATCGGTAGCAACAAATACGGAGCATTCTATGCCATCGAGAAACTCTTCGATCACCACATGACGGCTTGCAGCACCGAATTTGCCACCGAGCATCTCAGCCAACTCCCGTTTGGCTTCTTCTGCAGTCGGAGCAATAATCACCCCCTTGCCGGCGGCCAAACCATCGGCTTTCAGTACATAAGGAGCCTGCATCGTATCTATGAATGCCTTGCCTGCATCTGTTTGGTCAGCCGTGAATGTCTGATAAGCGGCAGTAGGAATCCCGTGTCGTTTCATAAAAGACTTGCTGAAATCCTTGCTTCCTTCCAACCGTGCACCCTTGGCATCAGGTCCCACAATGAGGAGATCGTGCAGTGTGTCGTGATTTCGGAAATAGTCCACTATGCCACGTACAAGGGGTTCTTCAGGCCCCACTACCAGCAGGTCGATAGACTCGCGCTGTACCACTTCGGCAACGGCAGCAAAGTCGTTCACATCCACTTCGGGTATGTTGATCGCTACATCCTCCGTCCCTCCGTTTCCGGGAGCAACGAAGAGCTTGTTCGTTAGCGGGCTTTGGGCTATTTTCCAAGCCAAGGCATGTTCGCGCCCGCCGGAGCCTAATAAAAGGATATTCATAAGTGATCTGTGAAATAACGGGTTATTGTTTCATACAAATGTACTCTGTCCGGCCCCATCACATTATGTTCGTGGCTCGGATAGACGTAATAGTCAGGATAGGTACGTGCCTTCACGCAAGCATCAAGGAAAAGGAGTGAATGCTGCCATACCACGACCGGATCGATCGCTCCATGAATCAGCATAAGTCGTCCTTTCAGATCACCGGCTCGTTTGAGCAGGTTGGCAGCATCGTATCCTTCAGGATTTTCCTGTGGCGCATCGAAATAACGCTCACCGTACATAATCTCATATCGATTCCAGTCTATGACAGGCCCGCCGGCTACTCCGACTTTGAAGACATCGCCGTGCGTAAGCATCAGATTCGTAGTCATAAAGCCACCATAGCTCCAGCCATGTACTCCTATTCTATCGGCATCCACCCATGATTGGCTCTTGAGGAAATCCACACCACACATCTGATCGGCCATCTCGGTCTGCCCCAAACGACGATGAATAACCTGCTCGAAAGCAGCCCCTCTATTGGCAGATCCGCGACTATCCACCGTAAAGACGGCATAGCCTTTCTGTGCCATATAGATATCCCATCCACCGACAGAGCTGCGCCATGTCTTGGTTACGAGTTGGGCATGAGGTCCTCCGTAAACATAGACTATAACAGGATATTTCTTTGCCGGATCGAAATGAAGCGGCATCGTGAGCTTGTAATAAAGAGGTGTCTGCCCATCGGCTGCCATGATGGTACCCGTTCTGATCTCCGGCATGGCATAGCCCGTATCGGGGTTCTTAGCCTCCAAGAGTGTGTAAGACCCTTTGCCGATATTTGTCACTGTAACCTTACGCGGGACAGTAGGTGACTGAAAAATGTCGATTATGGCAGAACCATCAGGAGATAGCTGAGTGCGGTGCATTCCCGACTCCGGAGTCAGATCTTTTGTCTTTCCTCCTTTGATATCAATACAGTAAAAATGGCGTTCGAGAGGGCTGGCTTCGGTACTTTCGAAATAGAGCCGTGTTCCCTTGGGATCGAAGCCTGCAAAGTTTGTAACCTCCCACTCCCCTTTTGTCACCTGACGGATCAGACGACCTGTAGTATCATACAGATAGAGATGGTTCCATCCGTCGCGACGGCTCTGCCAGATGAACTGATTGTTACTTCCCGGAAGGAATGTCAGGGGATGTAACGGCTCTACATAATGTTTATCGGTTTCAACAAAAAGCGTACGGACGAATCTACCGGTCTCAGCGTCATAGGCATTTACCTTACATTCGTTTTGAGCACGATTGACCTCAGCTACATACAAGATATTTTCGTCCGGACTCCAACTCAGATTCGTCAGAAATTTTTCCTTGGGTTCACCCGTTTGTAGATAGACGGTCTTACCTGTGGCCAGATGATAAATTCCAACCGTAACGTGGTGTGACGGAGTACCTGCCATAGGGTAATAAAGCGGTTTGGACTCGGCTTCGAGCGGATGATAATCCACTATCGGGGTAGGCTTCACCATACTCTGATCCATTCGATAGAAAGCAAGACAGCTCCCTTTTGGAGACCAGAATGTACCTTTTTCGATACCGAATTCACGCTGGTGTACGGCCTGACCATATACGAGAGTCTCAGCTCCATCGATAGTCACAGCGATAGCTCGTGACATACCTTCTCCCAATTTACCTCCACGAGCAATGTAAAGGTTATGGTTTCTGACATAGGCAACACGGTCTCCCACAGGAGAAAAATCCAAAGAAGCCGTCTCCTCATTGGTATCGAAAAGATAAGTCACCTTTCGAGCAAGCATATCGAATCCGACTAATCCTCTTTGGGTAAATAGAACGACCTGTCCCCGTCCGGCATCGAGTGTGCGGAATGAAGGGAAAGCATCAGTCGTCTGAAATTTGCATCCCTCCGGCATGAGTGCATTGAGATCGGCAGCAGAAAATCTGGTCGTCTGAGCCGATTTGCCATTCGCCTTATTAAAAACTAAATCATCACCCTCGATAAAGACATAATTGTCTCCCATCCATTGCAAACCGACCACGTATTCGGGGTAAAAGTTATAAAACTCTTTTCCTCCGGGCATCAGTTGCTCAAGAGTAAACTCCTTACCACTCGTTTCAGGAGACTGAGCCGAACAAGGCAAGGCCACTGTAAGGGCACAAACAGACAGAAATAGTTGTTGGAAGATTGTCTTCTTCATTTATCTATTGTATTTGATTTTCTATTCTTTATTATTCATCGTTGCGGATCACCTGAATCCGCTTTGAAGAGGATTTGCGAGGCCCTCTTTCAGATTCATCCGAAGATCGGAACCTATCGTTCGGCCAGCGAGTCTCTCGTTGCTGCTCATCATTATGCTCTTTTTTCCTGTT
This genomic stretch from Porphyromonas gingivalis ATCC 33277 harbors:
- a CDS encoding S9 family peptidase produces the protein MKKTIFQQLFLSVCALTVALPCSAQSPETSGKEFTLEQLMPGGKEFYNFYPEYVVGLQWMGDNYVFIEGDDLVFNKANGKSAQTTRFSAADLNALMPEGCKFQTTDAFPSFRTLDAGRGQVVLFTQRGLVGFDMLARKVTYLFDTNEETASLDFSPVGDRVAYVRNHNLYIARGGKLGEGMSRAIAVTIDGAETLVYGQAVHQREFGIEKGTFWSPKGSCLAFYRMDQSMVKPTPIVDYHPLEAESKPLYYPMAGTPSHHVTVGIYHLATGKTVYLQTGEPKEKFLTNLSWSPDENILYVAEVNRAQNECKVNAYDAETGRFVRTLFVETDKHYVEPLHPLTFLPGSNNQFIWQSRRDGWNHLYLYDTTGRLIRQVTKGEWEVTNFAGFDPKGTRLYFESTEASPLERHFYCIDIKGGKTKDLTPESGMHRTQLSPDGSAIIDIFQSPTVPRKVTVTNIGKGSYTLLEAKNPDTGYAMPEIRTGTIMAADGQTPLYYKLTMPLHFDPAKKYPVIVYVYGGPHAQLVTKTWRSSVGGWDIYMAQKGYAVFTVDSRGSANRGAAFEQVIHRRLGQTEMADQMCGVDFLKSQSWVDADRIGVHGWSYGGFMTTNLMLTHGDVFKVGVAGGPVIDWNRYEIMYGERYFDAPQENPEGYDAANLLKRAGDLKGRLMLIHGAIDPVVVWQHSLLFLDACVKARTYPDYYVYPSHEHNVMGPDRVHLYETITRYFTDHL
- the purD gene encoding phosphoribosylamine--glycine ligase, producing the protein MNILLLGSGGREHALAWKIAQSPLTNKLFVAPGNGGTEDVAINIPEVDVNDFAAVAEVVQRESIDLLVVGPEEPLVRGIVDYFRNHDTLHDLLIVGPDAKGARLEGSKDFSKSFMKRHGIPTAAYQTFTADQTDAGKAFIDTMQAPYVLKADGLAAGKGVIIAPTAEEAKRELAEMLGGKFGAASRHVVIEEFLDGIECSVFVATDGKDYRILPVAKDYKRIGDGDTGLNTGGMGSVSPVPFADEAFMRKVEERIIRPTISGLIAEGIDYRGFIFVGLMNVGGDPYVVEYNCRMGDPETEVVMLRIGSDFVELIRRMAAGCIGDYQMQEDRRCAASVMLVSRGYPGSYEKGMEMDIPIPPADTILFHAGTVARDGKVYTDGGRVMAVSSYGSTPEAALQRCYIHAQQVLFDGKNYRHDIGRDMLHWPKVER
- a CDS encoding lysophospholipid acyltransferase family protein, with translation MMGWKALVPSANPLQSVICVAPHTSNYDFLLGKLYYWSIGRKAGFLMKKEWFFFPLGPIFRAMGGIPIDRSKRGSTVEQVREFFQRHAVFNVAITPEGTRDYSPQWKTGFYRIAVGAGVPIQLAVIDYSHKEMSVFELFAPTGNEEADIAYIRSRYRASQARHPRNFAESEI
- a CDS encoding nitrilase family protein translates to MIKHESSQPLRVAVAQCRIDWEDKHANLRRMERLAEETAGKADVLFFPEMMTTGFSMNVQALAEPFEEGETIMSLKRVAARHGLALSATMAVRENGKFYNRAYFVTPEGEVFHQDKRHLFRVGGEHEVMTPAQERRIFSYRGWKIFIIPCYDLRFPVWCTNTDLEYDLLVCMANWPEPRRAVWQTLLQARAMENYAYVCGINRVGEDGIGLRYTGDSAILSPRGEYLATCAEGEEKVLYHTLDKGAMQRFRDKFPAWMDMDSFVINYDTDLHP
- the pyrE gene encoding orotate phosphoribosyltransferase is translated as MKTLGKLIASKLIEVKAIKLQPNNPFTWASGWKAPIYCDNRKTLSYPQIRSLIKLELARVISETFGDVEAIAGVATGAIAQGALVADLLGLPFVYVRSSPKDHGLENLVEGELKPNSKVVVIEDLISTGGSSLKAAEAIRNFGCEVLGMVAVYTHGFPMAEQNFEKAGVKLVTLTDYDQVIEEALRTGYISAENVELLREWRKSPETWGI
- a CDS encoding DUF6427 family protein — encoded protein: MLSYAWGLSADISLQEGSLPLFGTIPFLWQTVISFAIGLVASFIAVRFSAFYLLLHEGGFRPFAFLMILLLNTHQVFFPMQPYSLSILLLIVLFFCLFGTYGRNNIPPKMLNVGFCVGLSAVLWSPSLLLAPFVLIQFYLMKSLSFKNLIAFFFGLLLPLWCCLPLLVLAGQEQFVIDNMTLLTRWGFSYRISQMTAWEGLYPALLSVLYLISFVHLQLTYTSEKVIARIYFFSLLCAGCYMLLLSAVMPAASEGFVYLATFPVSVHAARFLNSLNRRAANILIPFTFLVFLSSFLLSSFLL